From a region of the Rhipicephalus microplus isolate Deutch F79 chromosome X, USDA_Rmic, whole genome shotgun sequence genome:
- the LOC119176765 gene encoding lupus La protein homolog, whose protein sequence is MTNADVENVSVDGVSALETKIITQVEYYFGDFNLPRDKFLQEKLKEDDGWVTIDTLLTFNRLKSLTTESDVVATALLKSTSQLLEVSDDGTKIRRSPAKPAPERNKEKQQKLNELSVYAKGFPSTATLDDLLEFFGRFGKCINVFMRRYPETRIFKGSVFATFATKEEADAFLAQEDVKYNELELMRSPKTEYMARKKQEHQARSEEKAKKKAATEEASAEGGARDGGGGGDAAAAENGEAPDIVLGCILRVKGLGEQTTWENLKEAFAPYAKVAFVDYTRGQPEAMLRFADEGSAQAVRAKLGAQEEPLKINNNEVTVEAVEGDDEVYIVNVMVLFDTEMQTMGANAHSRGQLVARERGTRKGDLARVERAAKGEVHPEKEVRAEQTVTSVDSCTT, encoded by the exons ATGACGAATGCGGACGTCGAAAACGTGTCCGTCGACGGTGTTTCGGCGCTGGAGACCAAAATCATCACTCAGGTTGAATACTATTTCGGCGATTTCAACCTGCCCCGCGACAAGTTCCTGCAGGAAAAGCTGAAGGAAGACGACGGCTGGGTTACCATAGATACACTGCTGACTTTCAACAGGCTCAAAAGCCTCACGACCGAGTCGGACGTCGTAGCAACAGCGCTTCTAAAGTCAACCAGCCAGCTGTTGGAGGTTAGCGATGACGGCACCAAGATCCGTCGCAGTCCTGCCAAGCCCGCGCCGGAGAGAAACAAGGAAAAGCAGCAGAAACTGAACGAGCTGAGCGTCTACGCGAAGGGCTTCCCGTCAACGGCCACCTTAGACGACCTGCTGGAGTTCTTCGGACGCTTCGGCAAGTGTATCAACGTCTTCATGAGACGCTACCCGGAGACTCGCATCTTCAAGGGTTCCGTGTTCGCCACCTTCGCCACGAAGGAAGAGGCCGACGCGTTCCTCGCCCAGGAGGACGTCAAGTACAACGAGCTCGAACTGATGCGCTCCCCCAAGACTGAGTACATGGCGCGCAAGAAGCAGGAACACCAGGCCAGGTCGGAGGAGAAGGCTAAGAAGAAAGCCGCCACCGAGGAAGCCTCGGCTGAAGGAGGAGCTAGAGACGGAGGAGGAGGTGGAGACGCTGCCGCCGCCGAGAACGGTGAGGCCCCCGATATCGTGCTCGGCTGCATCCTGCGCGTCAAGGGGCTCGGCGAACAGACTACCTGGGAGAACCTCAAGGAAGCCTTCGCGCCGTACGCCAAGGTCGCGTTCGTCGACTACACCAGAGGGCAGCCCGAAGCCATGCTGCGTTTCGCGGACGAAGGCTCGGCGCAAGCAGTCCGCGCCAAACTGGGAGCCCAGGAAGAGCCCCTCAAGATCAACAACAACGAGGTGACAGTGGAGGCTGTTGAAGGCGACGACGAAGTCTA CATTGTCAATGTGATGGTGTTATTTGACACTGAAATGCAAACAATGGGGGCCAATGCACATAG CCGCGGCCAGCTCGTGGCCCGTGAGCGTGGGACCAGAAAAGGCGATCTTGCGAGAGTCGAGCGGGCAGCCAAAGGAGAAGTTCATCCTGAAAAAGAAGTGCGGGCAGAGCAAACTGTGACATCAGTGGACAGCTGTACAACCTGA